The genome window CCGCGGCCTCGCCGCGCGCCAGGACCGACGCGTAGGCCAGATAGCCCTCGAGCGGTCGATCCTTCAGGGCCGATAACGTGCGCCGCGCCGCGGTCACATCGTTGAGCCGCAGCTCGGCGAGCCCGGCGTAGTACACGGCGTAGTCCGCCAGCGGCGAGCCGGCCACGCCCGCGGCGCGAAGCAGCGGCAGCGCGTCGGCGAACCGCTGCTCGTTGAAGCGCTCGATACCTTGAGCGACCTTCAACAGCGCTCCGGCCTGTCCGGTACGACCGGCTTCGCCGCCCGGCGCCAGCCACAGCGCGCCGGGATCGCGCGGGATCGGCGCGTGCGCCGTCGGCTCGAGCGCCACGGCGGGCAACGCCGCGCGATCCTGCGATCGCGCGGGGCGAACGGAAGCTGAACTGAAAAACAACGCGGCAAGGACCAGCGAGGTGACGGTGGAAGCGATTCGGCGTGTCATTGCGCTTCCCTTCGGATTATGGGGACGCGGATCCGGCAAGTCAACAGCCGCCGCCCCTTCGCGCGGGCGCCAAAGCCCTGCAGTATCATGAGTGGCTTGCTCCGCTCCCGGCTCCTCACAATCCTGGTCGCGTCGGCCGCCGCGCTCGGCATCGCCGTTTCCGCGTTCTGGTTCGGCAGCACGGGCACCGGCTACGCGCGCACGCACGCCGCCGCGCTCGTCGCCGCGCTGCTCCTCGCCGCCGTGTTGACGACGGTCAACCTGGTGCTCAGGTGGCTGCGCTGGAATTTCCTGGTGAGGCGGATGGACGTACGCGTCCCGACGCGCGAGGGAGTCCGGCTCTACTTCGCCACGCTGCCGGCGATCGCCACGCCGTTTTACGTCGGCGAGCTGATCCGCGCGCAGCTGCTCTCCGCGCGGTTCGCCAACGCGCGGGTCGCCGTCGCGCTGGTCTGGCTCGTCGAGCGCGCGACCGATGCGATCGTCCTGCTCCTGTTTTTCCTGCTCGCACGCGGCGAGCTGCCGTGGGCGCTGGCCGCGGGAGCTGGATGGATCGTCGCGCTGTCGCTGCTGCGCGGCAGCCGCTCCGCCCGGATCCGCGCGCTGGCGCGCCCCATCGTGCTCGCCGTGACATTCCTCAGCACGGCGGCGGCCTGGGCGCTCGCCGTCCTCGCGCTCCTCGCGGCGCTCCGGATCGCCGGCGAGCCACGTTCGCTGGCCATCGCCGCCGAGGCCATGGCGGGTGGCACGCTGCTCGGCGGCATCGCGGGCGTTCCGCTCGGCACGGGGATCGCCGGCTCGACGACGTTGATCCTGCTGGAGGCGCACGGCCTCCGCGCCGAGGCGGCCGCGGCGATCGTCGCCGTCTTTCGCGCCGGCACCTCCTGGTACGCCGTCGGCCTGGGTTTCCTGACCCTGCTCGCCTCTCGCCGGCAGCTCGTGGCGTTCCTGCGCCCCTCGTCCGCGGCGCAGCACTTCGACGAGATTGCCGCGGGGTACGAGGAGCAGATCCCGCTGCATATCCGCGAGCGGCTGCTCGATCGCAAGGTGTCGTTCATGCGGCGCCGGCTCGAGGAGACAGGCGTGCGGGCGGGCGCTCGCGGCGTCGACATCGGCTGCGGGCAGGGTTGGTACGCGTGCGAGATGTCAGCGCGGGGCTACCGCATCGACGCGCTCGATCAGGCGGCCGATCAGATTGCGCACGCGAAGCGCTACGCGTCCGGCCGCGGCTGCACGGTCGCGTTCCAGGCGATCGATGCCGAGCGGCTGCCCTTCCCGGACGACACGTTCGACTTCGCTTACAGCATCAACGTGATCCACCACGTGATCGACCCCGTGAAGCGCGACCTGGTGCTTGCGGAGATCGTGCGCGTGCTCAAGCCCGGCGGGATCTTCTTCCTGCACGAAATCAACACCGAGAATCCGCTCTTCCGGTTCTACATGAGCTACTTCTTCCCGCTGATGTGCGAGATCGATGAGGGAACGGAACGCTGGGTCAGGCCGACGCGCCTGCCGGCGGTGCCCGGCGCGCGGTGGAACGCGCACGTGGACTACTTCACGTTCCTGCCGGACTTCACGCCCCGGCCCGTGCTCGACGCGCTGCGCAGCCTCGAGGCGTGGCTGGAACGCTCGCCGCTGCGCTCCTGGAGCGCCCATTACGCCGCATCGCTTACCAAGGAAAAGGGCAAAAGGTAGAACGTCAGCCCCTTCCAAGCAGCGCCGGGTCGCCATCGGCGAGCGTTTGCACCAGCTCGTCGTCGAAGTAGGTCGCGCGCGAGGGGACGTGTGCCGGGACGCGTTCCTCGTAGAGCCGGCGGGCGCGGTCGATCTCCGGGCGGAGACGAGTGAGCAGGTCGTGCTTCTGCCGGCCGAGCCGTACCGACGCCTCGTTGTACAGCTTGATCTCGGAGACGAGGAGCCGCGCGTAACGGCGGGCGCTCTGATCGTCTTCCGTCGATGTCGCGCCCGTGCCAAGGGTGGCCACCGGCGCTGAACCGGTGGCCGGACGTCCTGCGCCGAGCGCCTGGACGGTGCGGAGCGCCGTGAGCGTCTCGAGGCGGAGCGCCGCATGGCGCGCGAGAATCTCGATCGCTTCGGGCCACGGCGAGGGCACCGCCGCGGGATTCGCCGACACATCATCCGCGTACACGATCGCGACCGTCTGTCCGCTGATGTCGATCGGCACGGAGAAGCCCGCGCGATCGGGAGGGAGCGGCGCGAACGGCAGCCCGCGGGTCAAGTTGGCGGCCTCCGAGCGGGAGATCGGCCGCCCCTCCGGTTCGCTGAAACCGTGCAGGCGGAAGGGCTGGAACGACGCGCCCGCCGCGACGAAGACTCCGGTGCGCGACGTTTCAGCGCCGACGGCGCCGGCGAGCGCGGCGAGGACATCGGAAAGCGCGGCCGCTTCGCCGATGCGGCGCACCGCGCCGATCAGGCGATCGAGCGTCGCCATCTCGTCGTGGCGCTCCTGCGCGCGCGCGGCGGTTTCCGCCTCGCGTGCCTTCTCGACGGTCTGCTCGGCGGCGAGCGCCCGATCGCGCACCAGCGCAAGCTCGGCCGCGGCGGTTTCCGCCTCGTCGCGGAGGCGCTCGATCTCCGCGCGCAGCTTGCCGAGCTCGTCGGCGTTTGCCGCTTCCAGCTCGCCGCGCACGCGCGCCCCCTCGGCGCCAACGCGCCGGTCGGCTTCCGCGCGCACGGCGGCGATTTGCTCCGCCAGCTCTGATGCGGCACGGGCCTCCGCAGCAGCGCGGTCCCGCTCGGCCGCGCCGGCCACATCCTTCGCGATGGCGGTCGCGCGTCCCGAAATGTCCTGCTGCAGCGAAGACGCCAGTTGGAGGAGCGCGTCGCGGATCTGCTGTTCGACAGACATGGTGTGTGCGTGCGCGTCGGGAGCTTCTGGAATTATCCTCGTAGGGATGGTCCCGCACAAGCCTCAGCGGTCGCCGCGCTTTCCCGCCGGTGCCGTACGTTTCCTGCGCGCGCTCAAGCGCAACAACGATCGTGAATGGTTCCGCGCGCGGCGCGAGGAGTTCGACGCGCTCGTCGACGCGCCGATGAACGCCGTCATCGAGCGGCTCGCCGTCGACTTGAGGCGGTTCGCGCCGGATCTGCTCGCCTCGCCGCGCGTGTCCCGCTATCGGATCTATCGCGACACGCGCTTCAGCGAGAACAAGACGCCGCTCAAGACGCACGTCTCCGCGATCTTTCCGTCACGTTTCGCGCCGCGCCACGAGGGGCCGGCGCTGTACTTCGAGATCGCCGGCGCGTCGGTCTACGCGGGCGGCGGCGTGTACATGCCGCCGCCTGAAACCGTGCAGCTCCTGCGCGAGCACATTGCCGCCCGCCACCGCGATCTCGCGCGCATCGTCCGGGCGCCGGCGTTCAGGCGGCTGTTCGGCGAAATCGAGGGCGGCCGCCTGTCGCGCATGCCGCGCGGCTTCCCTGCGGATCATCCTGCGGGAGACTTCTTGAAGTACCGGCAGATCCTCGTGGGGCGCGAGTGGCCCGCGTCGTTTGCCTCCAGCCCGCGGTTCTACCCGGAGCTGCTGAAGACGTTCCGCGCCATCGCGCCGCTCGTCAGGTTCCTGGAGACGCCGTTGAAGGCTCGCCGGAAGGATCCACTATTAAGTTGACTTTCGCCATTTGTTCGCCTACCCTATCCCGTCTGGGGAGGAGGTCGTATGAGCCACGAAAAAGATCTGTTTCTAGGCTTCTGGGACAAGGAGGCGGCGGCCACACGGAAGGTGCTCTCGCGGATCCCGGACGGGTCGGACTACCGGCCGGATCCCAGGTCGCGCACCGCGCGCGAGATCGCGTGGACGATCGTGCGGGAAGAGATCGTGCTCGGAGACGGGCTCGAGAAAGGGGTGCTCGAGTGGGCCGACGTCCCCACGCCGGCGACGATGAAGGAGGTGCTGGCGACCTACGACAGGCACCATGACGATCTCACGCGCCGCATGCACGCGCTCGAGGCTGCGCGCTGGGAAAAGCCGGTGCCGTTCATGTACGGCGGGCAGGAAGTGATGAAGGAGACGGGTTACCAGAACGCGTGGGGGTTCCTCTTCGACATCATCCACCATCGCGGCCAGATCTCCACCTACCTCCGGCCGATGGGCTCGACCGTGCCCCAGATTTACGGGCCCAGCGCGGATGAGCCGATGTGACCCGCCGTGGCCCACGAGTTTGCCCGGGGGGCCCCCGGGGTCGTAGAATAGGGGTTGCGAGGCGGCCGGATGCGGCCGCCTTTTTCGTCGGTTCTCACCGTAGGGGGGCGATACGGCTTCGACGGAGGTAAAGGACCGCGGGATGCATGCCGAGCACCACTGACTCGCTAATCCGGTGGAAACAAACATAACTGCGGACACGCAGCTCGCTCTCGCTGCCTAAATAGCAGCGACGCTCACCTCTTCCAGCCTGCGGGTTGGGGCTGAGCGTCATTCAGCAGGCTGGTCGCCACGGGCTGTCTCGGACCGTGGCGGCGAGACTTTTCGGGGCTGGCGCCCATCGCTTTCCGTCGCTCTTTGACGCTGGGCGCGAGACAACAAGAGCGGCTACGCATGTAGATTCCTACGGCGACGTACTTTCGGACGCGGGTTCGACTCCCGCCGCCTCCACCAGTCTTCGCTCGCCTTTCAGGCGAGCCTCGTCCGGGCGAGTCAGCGAGCATCCCTCACGCGAAGTCTGTCTCGCCGTAGCCCCGGCGAAGGCGGGCCTGCGCCGCTTATGGCGGCTCTCGGAACACTCGACAACCTATCCCACGATCCTGGCTCGATAGGCGAGATCTTCGACAACGCTGGACAGCGACTTGTGAGAGCTGTCGGCGGTCGCTTTGAGGGCTTTGTACACGTCCTCGGTCAAACGAAGCTTCGCCTGCACCTTTCTCGTGCCGCGAGGACGGCCCCTTTTCTCGCCGAGGATTTTCATTACCGCGGCATAGGCGTCGTTAAAGAGCTTGCGGTCGCCGGGCGACAGCCCAATGGCGACCTGGAATCCGATTCGACCATCAGAGGTTCGATAAAGCTTCAACGGCGGTGCTTCCGGAAAGACCTTCCGGAATGTCGCCGTAGCTTCCCTCTCTTTGGCCTTCAGTTCGTCGTCTCGAACGACCTCAATCGTCTGAACACCTGCTGAATGACGGGGCATTGAATCACCTCGTACTGAAAATCGAGCCAGTCCGTGAATCACGGACTCTCTTCTGGTCCAGAGGCAATCTCGACCAGAAAGGAGTCCGACGGACAGGCGAGTACAAACACCGCGTATTGGCGCAAATCGCGCCGCATCTGCTCTGCGAACGCCTCAATTCGCCTGCGGTATCGAAGGAACTCTTTTCGCGAATCGCATGCGGACATCACAACTACTTGGTCCTTCTCGTACAGAAGTTGACCGTCAAGGATATTTGTTCCCGGCGCGGCGATTGGCATCGCGCCGCCAAAACACTCGGTCAATTCGTCCAGCGTCTTCTTGACCCACTCGTCGATTTCGCCTTTGTTCAGCGGCGTCCCGTTGATATCCAGCGAAGGAACAGGAATGGCGACGAGGTATCGCTTGTCGACCACCCTTCGGGGTTGCTGAGCCAACGCTCACTCCCATATTTACGGTACCAGGTACCATAAATTCTACGATGTTCTGGTAGGTCTGTCAAGAAACTGCGCTAGTACGTTCCGGCGTCGTTCCGAAGAATTCGCTTGTACGATCAAAAAGCGAATGGTGAAATGTGACGCCTTCACGGCCGATATTCGACCGGGAGCTTCTGCTGAGATTGGCCGGAACCGAATCGCACTCGACCGCCAGTCACGCGCCCCGTGACGCAAACCTGCTTATTGTCCGGCGAGCAGCGCAGGACCGATCACCCGTTTCGGGGCTGACCCACTGCAACGGCGGACGCTCGCATCCGGCGCTGCCCCGTGTTCACAGAAAATTAGCTCGCCGCCCGGGCGGAGAACCCGGCTCATCTGCCGAAGCGCGGGGGTTGTGTCCGGAATAGTGCAGAGCGTGTACGTCACGAGTACCGTGTCGACACTCTTGTCCTCAAGCGGGATCTCATCGCCGGGCAAGCCGATGAACTCCACCTCGAAGCGGAGCGAGCGCGCGGCCTGTTCGGCCATGCGGGTCATCTCGGGCGACGGATCGAGGCCCCAGACCTTCGCCACCCTCGTCGGATCATAGAACGGGAAGTTCAAGCCGGAGCCGATGCCAATTTCGAGAACGCGCCCACGGGCGCGCGGCACCACCTTCTCGCGCTGGCGCGTGTTCGGCTTCAAGCCGCACGTGAAGTGGACGACCCTCGGAAGGATGTACCGACTATACAATCCCATCGCTTCCTCGTGGCGTTTGCCGTAGGTGGCGGCAGCCTGACGTCGTATGGGTGTACGGCGCCATCTTCCTGGCGCTCGGTTGGCCCCAGTCTCCGCGCCTGCCCGAGCGAGGTGTCAAGGTGGGGCCATTCTATTGGCGCGGGTCGTGGAGTCAACCTCACGTTCGCGCTGACCTGGGGAACGTGGCTGGCGTGGGCGGCGCCGACCCCCTGCGGTGACGTCCTCTCGGACACGACCCTATAGACACTCTACTACCATAGGTATAGACTCTCTATACTATGGCACTTCATTCCTCCCGTCCCGACGCGCGCACCGATCTCCTGCACGGCACGCTCGACATGCTGATCCTCCGCACGCTCCAGTGGGGACCGCAGCACGGCTACGCGATCGGACAGACGATCCGCGCGCAATCGTCCGACGTGCTGCAGGTCGAAGCCGGCTCCCTCTACCCCGCGCTGCAGCGGCTCGCGAAAAGAGGCTGGGTGAGCGCGAAATGGGGCCAGACCGAGGCGAACCAGCGCGCCAAGTTCTACACGATCACCGCGCAAGGAAAGCAGCAGCTCGCCCGCGAGGAGTCGCGGTGGGCCGAACTGGTCAAGGCGATCGGTCGCGTCATGAAGCCGGCGGCGGCGCCAGGCGCCAGGGAGTAACCCATGTCGGTCCTGTCCTGGATCAGGCGGCGGCGCGTTCGTCTCGACGAGGACGACTTCCAGGACGAGATCCGCTCGCACCTGGCGATGGCCGAGGACGAGCGCGTGGCCGACGGTGTCGATCGACAGACCGCGCACTACGCGGCGCTGCGGGAGTTCGGCAACGTCACCCTGACCACCGAAGCGGCCCGGCGCGTCTGGACCCCCCGGTGGCTCGACGCCCTGCGCGATCTGATGCGCGACGTCCGCTACGCGATTCGCACGCTGGCGAAGAATCCCGCCTTCTCGCTCACCGTCGTCGGCGTCCTGACGCTGGGCATCGGCGTGAACGCTGCGGTGTTCACGCTGCTCAAAGGGATCGCGCTCAGCCCGATGGCCGGGGTCGACGGCTCGGCCCGGCTGCGCGTCATCTTCGGCGAAACGAGCACGGGGCGCCAGGTCCGCGTGTCGTATCCCGACTACCAGTACCTTCGCGATCACCATCGCGCCTTCTCGGGGCTCTTCGGCTCGATCGTGGGCAACGCCACCCTGGGTCGAGGCCGAAGCGCCCGTCAGGTCTGGGCCGAGATCGTCACCGGGAATTACTTCCAGATCCTCGGCGTCCGCGCGGAGGTGGGTCGCACGCTCCTGCCGTCGGACGAGATGGCGCCCGGCCGGCAGCCGGTCGTCGTGCTCAGCGACGGCCTCTGGCGGCGCGACTTCGGCGCGGACCCGGCCATCGTCGGCAAGACCCTCGAGATCAACAACGAGCCGTTGACGGTGGTCGGCGTGGCCGACCCCACGTTCCACGGCACGACGGTGGTGTACGACGTCGATCTCTACATTCCGGTGACGATGGCGCCGCAGCTCGGCTTCAACTTCGGAAGCCGGGAGACGACACCGGCAGGCATCCTGTCCGACCGCCGCGCCGCGCTCTTTTACCCGCAGGGCTACCTGCGGCCGGGCGCGACGGCGCCGAACGCCGCCGCCGAAACCAATGCGCTCTGGGAAACGCTCGCGCGCGAGCGCCCGCCCGCGGATGCCGCCGAGCGGCTGAAGGTCGCGCCGTTCTGGCAGACCCCGAGTGGAGCGCCGATCATCATGCTGCCGACGTTGAGCGTCCTGGTCGCGATGGGCCTGCTTGTGCTGATGATTGCCTGCGCGAACATCGCGGGACTGGTTCTGGTGCGCGGCGTCTCGCGGCGCGGCGAGATCGCGCTGCGCCTGGCGCTGGGCGCGACGCGGACACGAATCATCCGCCTGCTGATTGTCGAGAACCTGGTCCTCGCCGTGCCGGGAGCCCTGCTGGGCGTCCTGCTCGCCCGGCGCGGGATCCCGGTGATCGTCACCTACGCCGAGCGGCTCGCGGCGCCGGACCGGGTCTTCTTCAATGTCGCGGTGGACGGCCTCGTCATGGCGTTTGCGGTGCTGGTCGCCTGCGCGAGCGCGCTCGTGTTCGGGTTCGTGCCGGCGCTTCAAAGCTCGCGGGTCGATCTGGTGTCGGTCATCAACGAGGACGCGTCCCCTCGCGGCGCATCGCGGGGGCGGCTGCGGGCGGGCCTCGTGGTCGCGCAGGTCGCGGTATCCCTCCTGCTCCTGGTGGGCGCCGAACTGGTGACACGCAGTCTCGAGGCGGCACGCCGCGCGAATCCCGGCTTCGACGCGAGCCAGGTGACCACGGTCGCGGTCGACGTGAAGCACAACAGGTACGACGGGCGACGCGGCCGCGTGTTCTACCGCGATCTGCTGGACGCCGC of Acidobacteriota bacterium contains these proteins:
- a CDS encoding ABC transporter permease — translated: MSVLSWIRRRRVRLDEDDFQDEIRSHLAMAEDERVADGVDRQTAHYAALREFGNVTLTTEAARRVWTPRWLDALRDLMRDVRYAIRTLAKNPAFSLTVVGVLTLGIGVNAAVFTLLKGIALSPMAGVDGSARLRVIFGETSTGRQVRVSYPDYQYLRDHHRAFSGLFGSIVGNATLGRGRSARQVWAEIVTGNYFQILGVRAEVGRTLLPSDEMAPGRQPVVVLSDGLWRRDFGADPAIVGKTLEINNEPLTVVGVADPTFHGTTVVYDVDLYIPVTMAPQLGFNFGSRETTPAGILSDRRAALFYPQGYLRPGATAPNAAAETNALWETLARERPPADAAERLKVAPFWQTPSGAPIIMLPTLSVLVAMGLLVLMIACANIAGLVLVRGVSRRGEIALRLALGATRTRIIRLLIVENLVLAVPGALLGVLLARRGIPVIVTYAERLAAPDRVFFNVAVDGLVMAFAVLVACASALVFGFVPALQSSRVDLVSVINEDASPRGASRGRLRAGLVVAQVAVSLLLLVGAELVTRSLEAARRANPGFDASQVTTVAVDVKHNRYDGRRGRVFYRDLLDAARADPGVESATLAAFTPLAFLDAPARRISIEGYDPRRGEDLTFMFNAVGPDYFRTLRIAVKAGRAFEDRDDEAAAPVAVVNETFAQRFWGGAANAIGKRVRMAGGDWRTVIGVAADVKYMRINESPRPYVYLPFLQAYRSNMILHTRGPAPVDVLVNQARAHVAKLDPDLPILYARPLAGGINGALILFNLAAKMLFLFGVAGMALAAMGTYGLVSYVVKQSTHEIGIRTALGASDGSIVRGFLRRGLGLGAIGAALGVVVALALTRLLGAVLFGVSATDATAFARALAIVLGTVAAASLVPAWRAARTNPLSALRHQ
- a CDS encoding DUF2461 domain-containing protein translates to MVPHKPQRSPRFPAGAVRFLRALKRNNDREWFRARREEFDALVDAPMNAVIERLAVDLRRFAPDLLASPRVSRYRIYRDTRFSENKTPLKTHVSAIFPSRFAPRHEGPALYFEIAGASVYAGGGVYMPPPETVQLLREHIAARHRDLARIVRAPAFRRLFGEIEGGRLSRMPRGFPADHPAGDFLKYRQILVGREWPASFASSPRFYPELLKTFRAIAPLVRFLETPLKARRKDPLLS
- a CDS encoding class I SAM-dependent methyltransferase, coding for MGLYSRYILPRVVHFTCGLKPNTRQREKVVPRARGRVLEIGIGSGLNFPFYDPTRVAKVWGLDPSPEMTRMAEQAARSLRFEVEFIGLPGDEIPLEDKSVDTVLVTYTLCTIPDTTPALRQMSRVLRPGGELIFCEHGAAPDASVRRCSGSAPKRVIGPALLAGQ
- a CDS encoding PadR family transcriptional regulator — its product is MALHSSRPDARTDLLHGTLDMLILRTLQWGPQHGYAIGQTIRAQSSDVLQVEAGSLYPALQRLAKRGWVSAKWGQTEANQRAKFYTITAQGKQQLAREESRWAELVKAIGRVMKPAAAPGARE
- a CDS encoding methyltransferase domain-containing protein, producing MSGLLRSRLLTILVASAAALGIAVSAFWFGSTGTGYARTHAAALVAALLLAAVLTTVNLVLRWLRWNFLVRRMDVRVPTREGVRLYFATLPAIATPFYVGELIRAQLLSARFANARVAVALVWLVERATDAIVLLLFFLLARGELPWALAAGAGWIVALSLLRGSRSARIRALARPIVLAVTFLSTAAAWALAVLALLAALRIAGEPRSLAIAAEAMAGGTLLGGIAGVPLGTGIAGSTTLILLEAHGLRAEAAAAIVAVFRAGTSWYAVGLGFLTLLASRRQLVAFLRPSSAAQHFDEIAAGYEEQIPLHIRERLLDRKVSFMRRRLEETGVRAGARGVDIGCGQGWYACEMSARGYRIDALDQAADQIAHAKRYASGRGCTVAFQAIDAERLPFPDDTFDFAYSINVIHHVIDPVKRDLVLAEIVRVLKPGGIFFLHEINTENPLFRFYMSYFFPLMCEIDEGTERWVRPTRLPAVPGARWNAHVDYFTFLPDFTPRPVLDALRSLEAWLERSPLRSWSAHYAASLTKEKGKR